The DNA sequence TATACAAATCTCAACCTTTTCGGTTCAAGCTTGTTTATTTTCCCGATATAAATAAGCTCACCGAGTCTTTTTGAGGGATATATAACATATAGACGGCCTTTTTTATAGAGCAAAGATGATGAGATAGAAAGAAGGCTCAGAAGGTCAAGCTGCGATTCATACCGTGCGATGCATCTTGAATGTTTAGGGCTTTTTCTCCCTGTACTTTCTTTAGTGTATGGAGGATTTGATGTTATGACATGAAAGGGTGTCCTTTTTAGTTCTTTTGCACTCGACTTGATATCTCCCTTAGAAAATTGAATGTTTTCGCAATGATTCAATTTCTTGTTTTTCAGTGCTAATTGGAACAATTCTTCCTGAATTTCTATACCCAGCATATAGTTTTTATAACCCCTTTTTGACTCATAGATAGGTATAATACCACAACCAGTGCCAATATCCAACAGCCTTTCATCTTTTTTAAGGATAATGAAATTTGCAAGAAGGATAGGATCAATGGAGAATCTGTATCCTTCTCTTTTCTGGATAATTCTTAACTTTTCGTCACATACAATATCCAGGGTTTCATCTTTGCCTATTTTTTCATTCATATTTATAAAATACAAGACCTGTAAGTATCTTTGGATAGAAGAATGTTGATTTAGGAGGCATATAAAGGCCATTTTCTGCTATATCTTTTACCTCCTCAACCTTGGTGGGGGGAAGAAATAAAGCTAAATCAAGGGCGCCTTCTTTTACCTGAGTGATAGCTTTATATGGATCTTGAGTAAATGAAATCTCTTCTTCCTTTATGTTCAGTAATTTTTTTACGATTCCGCTATGGAGTACATTTACTTTTAATTTTTTTAAACCCTCATGAACATCATTGTTTGTGAAAGAAAAGGGTGCCTTTTCTGTAAGTATATATAAATTGGTTAAATCATCTTTTGAGTATAATATAAATGTTGGTTTTGATGGTGTGGAAATTTTTTGTAGAGCGATCTTTGTCGAGTTGTTATCCAGAAGAGGATATTTCTCTGTATCAATAAAGCCTTCCATGGATTTCAATAGTTCATCAAGACCCATATTCTTTTTAAATTTTATGGTTCTGTGATAGGGAAGGATTACGATACCTTCTGAATACATATTGGTTAAATAAAGAGGTATATAAGGAGTGTTCAATTTGTAGGAGACATCCAGTCTATGATGCCCGTCGGCTATGTATATGTTCTTTTCTTCCATAAGCAAGATCAGTTTTTTCATTTCCTCTATATCTGTCATTCTGTAGAATCTGTTTATTATGGATTGTTCATCCACAAAATCGTATATTTTATCCTTTTCAGACCCAATGAGGATATTTTCTATTTCCTGTTGTTTGTCTTCATAGAGCCCAAAGATAAGGCTTGTGTAGGTTTTTAGTGTAGAGATAAGCATCTCCCTGTCTTCCTTTGCTTTTTTTCTTGTTTCCTCGTGGGTTAAGATGCGCTTTTTTTCAAGTTTATTAAGGGCAATAAAGCCTCTTCTCAGGTAAGTAACTTGCTCGACCTCAAATTCTTGTTCGTATATATAGATTGTTTCCTTATTGTCGCATACCAATATCCCTTTTTTCAACCATCCTTCCAGTGTTTCTCTGGCAACTGAGTATTTATTCATAGAAGGGAGTGGCATAGGGAGTTCTAATCTGATGGCATTGAATAAGCTTCTTACGTAATACGATCTCACACTTGAAATAACATCATATGGTGGACAAACACATTGAGATATATCGTCAGTTTTTTCTCTATTAAAGATCATCCCTTTAAAAGGTTTTGTATAAGGTTCGGACATGCAGAATTTGTTAACATACGGAGCGTTGAAAGTCAAAGGGTTTTCAGTTCATAGAAACGAGCTCCGGAATCCAGAATACGAGTACAGAATCAAGGATAAAAACCACTTATTTTTATTATAACTTTTGGCTTCTGTATTCAAAATAGTTCAAAACGAATGTCTTGACATGTAGTGAGTAGTTGTGATTAAAATAAAGCACGGCCGAGGTAGCTCAGTCGGTAGAGCAGGGGACTGAAAATCCCCGTGTCAGTGGTTCAATTCCGCTCCTCGGCACCTCTTTTACCCTGATGATTATTATAGAGTTAAGGGGTGTTCTATCTTCAGACTTTGGGGTGTTAACCCACTGAAAATGCTATATCAAAATTATTTGTTGACAGAAAAGTTTTATTAATATAAACTGAACAACAATTCACATGAACATACGTTCAGCAAAAGACGTGACAAAGATAATTGTATTATGTACCCTTCTACTGTTATTTGTATCAGGTACTGCATTTTCAATTACCCTCGAAGAAGCAATAAAACGGGCTACTGATGTTTCATATGTTTTAAAAGAACAAAAAGAGATAGTAAAAAGGTCGAGGTTTTCATATATCTCTACAATAGATGCTTATCTGCCGAGGGCAGACATTCAGAGTTCTTATATCAGGTCTTTGTCTTCCCAATCCATAAAAAACTCTACTAACACCAGTAGCTCCATAGATATAGGGGATTCAAGGGATATGTTCGCATTTGCCGGTATTCTTTCTTATAGATTGTTTGATGGCGGAGAACGTTATGCAAAAAGGAAAGGGGCATTTTCTTTACTCGAGAGGGAGCAGGAACGTTTAAAAGGGGTACAAGAGGATGTACTGTTCAATGTAAAAAATACCTTTTTTACTGCATTAGGTAAAAAATTTATCTTAGAGAAGAGGCAGGAAGCCCTTGAGAGTACTGAGAAAATATTCAAACTGACAAAGGCAAGATACGAGGAGGGT is a window from the Pseudomonadota bacterium genome containing:
- a CDS encoding methyltransferase domain-containing protein, with protein sequence MNEKIGKDETLDIVCDEKLRIIQKREGYRFSIDPILLANFIILKKDERLLDIGTGCGIIPIYESKRGYKNYMLGIEIQEELFQLALKNKKLNHCENIQFSKGDIKSSAKELKRTPFHVITSNPPYTKESTGRKSPKHSRCIARYESQLDLLSLLSISSSLLYKKGRLYVIYPSKRLGELIYIGKINKLEPKRLRFVYPKKGEGSNLFLAEFIKEGGVGITIEKPLYIYENGHYTEEVKAYYSLRG
- a CDS encoding DUF1015 domain-containing protein, yielding MSEPYTKPFKGMIFNREKTDDISQCVCPPYDVISSVRSYYVRSLFNAIRLELPMPLPSMNKYSVARETLEGWLKKGILVCDNKETIYIYEQEFEVEQVTYLRRGFIALNKLEKKRILTHEETRKKAKEDREMLISTLKTYTSLIFGLYEDKQQEIENILIGSEKDKIYDFVDEQSIINRFYRMTDIEEMKKLILLMEEKNIYIADGHHRLDVSYKLNTPYIPLYLTNMYSEGIVILPYHRTIKFKKNMGLDELLKSMEGFIDTEKYPLLDNNSTKIALQKISTPSKPTFILYSKDDLTNLYILTEKAPFSFTNNDVHEGLKKLKVNVLHSGIVKKLLNIKEEEISFTQDPYKAITQVKEGALDLALFLPPTKVEEVKDIAENGLYMPPKSTFFYPKILTGLVFYKYE
- a CDS encoding TolC family protein, which produces MNIRSAKDVTKIIVLCTLLLLFVSGTAFSITLEEAIKRATDVSYVLKEQKEIVKRSRFSYISTIDAYLPRADIQSSYIRSLSSQSIKNSTNTSSSIDIGDSRDMFAFAGILSYRLFDGGERYAKRKGAFSLLEREQERLKGVQEDVLFNVKNTFFTALGKKFILEKRQEALESTEKIFKLTKARYEEGITKKSDVLQAEVRLSTAKIQLYEAIKEYEKALEDFSSLLISKPDEKIDVDGILEKPKFSDSSENLVERATKVRPDVTAQTREVDRLNMVYRERKSNWFPRIDTELQQSRQDKRFFPEGRSDSFMVNFTFPLFDGVGR